A genomic stretch from Thermoanaerobaculum aquaticum includes:
- a CDS encoding efflux RND transporter permease subunit, giving the protein MKSIHVFSEGLRQASKRPKLVLVLYLVPLVGALALSFLAWASLAPALGHSLFAQEVIAGRWFGVWQDFAKSPENHLSLVIGPGLALAFFATVILQVLLSAGVITSLFGDRAARGGDFFTGIRHFAWPFFRSFLWFFIGFALAAGACGVVMQRFFKLAENQADARWDVVGVLVGSLLFALLYVPLRGAYELSRMAVVRHGDRKTLRGFFRALGSVLRHPLLFFPLYAAFFMAVVALHGAFGLVRSEFTVSNWLGIFAVALAHQLVMAVRAFLQLGFMAANKEAYLLLGEAGYCQPKTQPQQAVAEPSPVEDVFA; this is encoded by the coding sequence ATGAAATCCATTCACGTGTTTTCCGAAGGTTTGCGGCAGGCAAGTAAGCGGCCCAAGCTGGTGCTGGTGCTTTACCTGGTGCCGCTCGTTGGAGCTCTGGCGCTTTCTTTTTTGGCATGGGCAAGCCTTGCTCCCGCTCTGGGTCATTCCTTGTTTGCCCAGGAGGTGATTGCGGGGCGGTGGTTTGGCGTCTGGCAGGATTTTGCTAAAAGCCCGGAAAACCACCTGTCGTTGGTGATTGGTCCCGGTCTGGCTTTGGCGTTTTTTGCAACGGTAATATTGCAGGTACTGCTTTCCGCCGGCGTCATCACCTCGTTATTCGGCGACCGCGCCGCTCGCGGTGGCGATTTCTTCACCGGCATACGGCATTTTGCCTGGCCTTTTTTCCGGAGTTTTCTCTGGTTTTTCATTGGGTTCGCCCTGGCGGCCGGGGCTTGTGGGGTGGTCATGCAGAGGTTTTTCAAGCTTGCGGAAAATCAGGCCGATGCCCGCTGGGATGTGGTGGGTGTGCTGGTTGGCAGCTTGCTGTTTGCCTTGCTTTACGTGCCCCTGCGGGGAGCGTACGAGCTTTCGCGCATGGCCGTGGTACGTCACGGGGACAGAAAAACGTTGCGGGGTTTTTTCCGGGCCCTGGGCTCGGTGCTGCGGCATCCGCTGCTGTTTTTCCCGCTCTATGCCGCTTTCTTCATGGCCGTCGTTGCCCTGCACGGAGCTTTCGGCCTGGTGCGCTCCGAGTTTACCGTCAGCAATTGGCTTGGAATTTTCGCGGTGGCCCTGGCCCACCAGCTCGTGATGGCAGTGCGGGCTTTTCTTCAGCTGGGCTTTATGGCGGCCAACAAAGAGGCCTACCTTCTGCTTGGAGAAGCAGGCTACTGTCAACCAAAGACCCAACCCCAGCAAGCTGTAGCGGAACCGTCCCCGGTGGAGGATGTTTTTGCCTAG
- a CDS encoding acyl-CoA dehydrogenase family protein: protein MLTDKTLNPQQQAIRKEMRDFVKSVPRQLLLDMDAEKVVFPREFLQEAGRRNLLGLRFPQAYGGRGLPWTVEMVALEEVGVLGTSLACLWSLVSIVGEAIAVFGTEEQKQRYLVPMLKGELAVAEGLTEPRGGSDFFGATTTARRDGNSFILNGQKRFVVGAEGADLFLIYGRLADEPDPKKGMTAFLVERGPGVEVHHVYGLMGTRGGGTGRLVFRDCRVPVENVVGGEAGIGRGTEVFHQMMIPERLTSAGGAVGMGRAAIEIAARYAHRRRAFGQKIRQFQGVSFKIAESLTLLDAARALNQGAAAAVDVGEDPSLVRRLVSEAKMFATDTAWTVVNHAMQILGGIGYTNIYPVERLLRDVRLITIWTGTNEVMRAVIQHEFYRQFLQQKTDARDLEDDAAGAHFVEEKVYGDEGASESKL from the coding sequence ATGCTCACCGACAAGACCTTAAATCCCCAGCAGCAGGCCATTCGCAAGGAAATGAGGGATTTCGTGAAGTCCGTGCCCCGGCAGCTGCTTTTGGACATGGACGCGGAAAAGGTGGTCTTCCCCCGGGAGTTCCTGCAGGAAGCGGGGCGGCGCAACCTTTTGGGGTTGCGCTTCCCGCAAGCTTACGGCGGTCGTGGTTTGCCTTGGACCGTGGAAATGGTGGCGCTGGAGGAAGTGGGGGTTCTGGGCACTAGCCTCGCTTGCCTGTGGTCGCTGGTTTCCATCGTGGGCGAGGCCATTGCGGTTTTCGGAACTGAGGAGCAAAAGCAGCGCTACCTGGTTCCCATGCTCAAAGGTGAGCTGGCGGTGGCCGAAGGGCTCACTGAGCCCCGGGGTGGCTCGGATTTCTTTGGCGCCACAACCACCGCTCGCCGCGACGGCAACAGCTTCATCCTCAACGGGCAAAAGCGCTTTGTGGTGGGTGCGGAAGGGGCGGATCTGTTTTTAATTTACGGGCGCCTGGCCGACGAACCCGACCCCAAGAAGGGGATGACCGCCTTCCTGGTGGAACGGGGGCCGGGCGTGGAGGTCCATCACGTTTACGGCCTCATGGGTACCCGCGGCGGAGGCACCGGCCGTCTGGTGTTTAGAGACTGCCGGGTGCCGGTGGAAAACGTGGTGGGAGGGGAGGCGGGGATTGGCCGGGGTACGGAGGTTTTCCATCAAATGATGATCCCCGAGCGGCTCACTTCTGCCGGTGGGGCCGTGGGCATGGGTCGCGCTGCCATCGAAATTGCCGCCCGCTACGCCCACCGCCGGCGAGCCTTCGGGCAAAAGATCCGCCAGTTTCAAGGCGTTTCCTTCAAAATTGCCGAAAGCCTCACGCTGCTCGACGCCGCCCGCGCCCTCAACCAGGGAGCAGCAGCAGCGGTGGATGTCGGCGAAGACCCCTCCCTGGTGCGGCGCTTGGTTTCCGAGGCCAAGATGTTTGCCACCGACACGGCCTGGACCGTCGTCAACCACGCCATGCAAATCCTCGGCGGCATTGGCTACACCAACATTTATCCGGTGGAACGGCTTCTGCGCGACGTCCGCCTCATTACCATTTGGACCGGCACCAACGAGGTCATGCGCGCAGTGATTCAGCACGAATTCTATCGGCAATTCCTCCAGCAAAAAACCGACGCCCGCGACTTGGAAGATGACGCCGCCGGCGCCCACTTTGTGGAGGAAAAAGTTTACGGGGACGAGGGTGCTTCGGAAAGCAAGCTGTAG
- a CDS encoding M1 family metallopeptidase, whose translation MLHQVAWLLLTVAAQQGGLELHRLPPPVYQVTMEVTVNPEDRTLRGREMLRWENTASQPTDELQFHLYLNAFANDRSTFFRESGGSLRNIGMPKDGWGLIVVDGLKTADGHDLKPTEEFLQPDDGNPDDRTVVRYRLPGPLPPGETVALEINFHGRLPRVFARNGIHRDFILAAQWFPKIAVFEDAGVRGRKEAGWNCHQYHAHSEFYADFGNYDVTVILPARYAGKIGATGRKVEEKVEADRVTARFVQEGVTDFAWTADPRYVVVEDFFDPKRDVPKEKQQELARLLGVPPEELNLSPVAITLLLQPANRAQAQRYLEAVKVAMWGYGLRLGAYPYPHITLVDPPRGAMGAGGMEYMTFITLGTHPLFNLPFFREIRSPEGVTIHEFGHNYWMGMIASNEFEESWLDEGINSFYDMIIMDEVYGAEQRFLGLEVSAFESNRAPLRPEQYSDPMVREAWKFRPGTYGFHSYPRPAVTLKNLEGLVGPAAFHRAMRRFFREWQFRHPSSEDFIKSFQESVGQDLSWFFSQAFYSPAALDYGVRSVDCKKLSKQKGYVFGNGEPTLAPAEKEEKGSEDKAPYRSRVVLERLGEFVHPVEVELVFADGSRQRHRWDGREKWTVIGVVTPSELVSAEVDPDHIMALDCNRLNNSKCVEAFWTPVAKAVVHLMFWVQNVLSLAGLLG comes from the coding sequence ATGCTTCACCAGGTTGCTTGGCTTTTGCTCACAGTGGCAGCCCAGCAGGGTGGGCTTGAATTGCACCGCCTTCCGCCGCCGGTGTACCAGGTGACCATGGAGGTCACGGTGAACCCCGAAGACCGCACCCTGCGGGGCAGGGAGATGCTGCGCTGGGAAAACACCGCCAGCCAGCCCACCGACGAGCTGCAGTTTCACCTTTACTTGAACGCCTTTGCCAACGACCGCAGCACGTTTTTCCGGGAGTCCGGGGGATCGCTGCGGAACATTGGCATGCCCAAGGACGGGTGGGGGTTGATCGTGGTGGACGGCCTCAAAACCGCCGATGGCCACGATTTAAAGCCAACCGAAGAGTTCCTGCAGCCCGACGATGGCAACCCCGACGATCGCACGGTGGTGCGCTACCGGTTGCCGGGGCCGTTGCCACCCGGTGAAACGGTGGCGCTGGAGATCAACTTCCACGGCCGGCTCCCCCGGGTTTTTGCCCGCAACGGGATTCACCGCGATTTCATTCTGGCCGCGCAGTGGTTTCCCAAAATTGCGGTTTTCGAGGATGCTGGTGTGCGGGGACGGAAAGAGGCCGGCTGGAACTGCCATCAGTACCACGCCCACAGCGAGTTTTACGCCGATTTTGGCAACTACGATGTGACCGTGATCTTGCCTGCCCGCTACGCCGGAAAAATTGGTGCTACCGGAAGAAAGGTTGAAGAAAAAGTCGAGGCCGACAGGGTCACTGCGCGCTTCGTGCAGGAAGGGGTAACGGATTTTGCCTGGACCGCCGACCCGCGCTATGTGGTGGTGGAGGACTTCTTCGATCCCAAGCGGGATGTGCCAAAAGAAAAACAGCAAGAGCTGGCAAGGCTTTTGGGTGTGCCGCCGGAGGAGCTGAACCTCTCTCCGGTGGCCATTACGCTCTTGCTGCAACCGGCCAACCGCGCCCAGGCGCAACGGTACCTTGAGGCGGTGAAGGTGGCCATGTGGGGGTACGGGCTGCGCCTGGGCGCTTATCCCTACCCGCACATTACGCTGGTGGATCCGCCCCGGGGCGCCATGGGGGCCGGCGGCATGGAGTACATGACGTTCATTACCCTGGGCACCCACCCTCTTTTTAACCTGCCTTTCTTTCGGGAAATTCGCTCGCCTGAAGGGGTCACCATTCACGAGTTTGGCCATAACTACTGGATGGGCATGATTGCCTCCAACGAGTTTGAAGAATCCTGGTTGGACGAGGGCATCAACAGCTTTTACGACATGATCATCATGGACGAGGTGTACGGCGCGGAGCAGCGTTTTTTGGGCTTGGAGGTTTCGGCCTTCGAGAGCAACCGCGCGCCTTTGCGCCCGGAGCAATACTCCGACCCCATGGTGCGGGAAGCGTGGAAGTTTCGGCCCGGGACTTACGGTTTTCATTCCTACCCGCGGCCGGCTGTGACCCTCAAAAACCTGGAGGGCCTGGTGGGCCCTGCGGCTTTCCATCGGGCCATGCGGCGTTTCTTCCGCGAGTGGCAGTTTCGCCACCCATCCAGCGAAGATTTCATTAAGTCCTTTCAGGAATCGGTGGGGCAGGACCTTTCCTGGTTTTTCTCGCAAGCTTTTTATTCCCCGGCCGCCCTGGATTACGGGGTACGCAGCGTGGACTGCAAAAAGCTAAGCAAGCAAAAGGGGTACGTTTTTGGCAACGGCGAGCCCACGCTGGCACCGGCCGAGAAGGAGGAGAAGGGCAGCGAAGACAAAGCCCCGTACCGTTCCCGGGTGGTGCTGGAACGACTGGGGGAGTTTGTGCACCCGGTGGAGGTGGAGCTGGTGTTTGCCGATGGCAGCCGGCAGCGCCACCGGTGGGACGGGCGGGAAAAGTGGACGGTCATTGGAGTCGTCACGCCTTCCGAGCTGGTTTCCGCGGAAGTAGACCCCGATCATATCATGGCCTTGGATTGCAACCGGCTCAACAACAGCAAGTGTGTGGAAGCTTTTTGGACACCGGTGGCCAAAGCGGTGGTGCACCTCATGTTTTGGGTGCAAAACGTGTTAAGCCTTGCGGGGCTTTTGGGGTGA